From Lewinellaceae bacterium:
ATAAGGTAAGCGCGCACCGGAAAGGGGCGCAGAAGGCAAGCGAAAACTCATTGCCAAAATTGGCGTCGTTGAGCAATGCGAGTATTTTGCCCTGCCCGTCCACGATTTGGAAGCTGCCGGGAGAAGCGCCCGCCAGCCCGTCGCCAAAAGTGTCGAAAAGGGTAAGGGTATAACAGGCGGCAGGCAGGCAAAAGCGCTCTTCGATCAAGGTTTCTCTCTGGGTGTAGGGGCCGCCGGCGGAGACCAGGTTGCCGGCCTCGTCTCTCAGCTCCCAGGTGGTTTCTTCCGGGTATTCGTCGGTAAGCAACTGCAGGATGGCCTCTTCGTTTCCGAGGGAAGCGGTGAATTGCTTCTCCCGGCTGTTGTTGTCCGGGTTTTGGTCGGGCAGCCCATTGGGCGAACCAGTGGAGGCAGACAGCACATTCGCGCCATCGGAAAAAGGCCCGAGCGCGATCGGAATGGACTCTAGTTCCCCCGGCCCCAGGCTGCCCGACCAGCCGAGTTGCTCCACCGGGCCTCCATTGAGCTGGTAGGACAACTCCGCGCTGAAAAGAGAATCGGCGCCGGCGTTGGCCAAGGTAATATTCACCAGGCGAAACGTATCGCATACTATCCCTTCCAGCCCTTTGATATCCGTAATGGCAGCATCTTGCCGGGGCAATTGGAAAACAGTAGCCCGCAGCGTGTCGTTGAAACGGGCGGAATCTCCTTCCAGGGTGGTATAGATCAGAAAATCGTGCGCCCCCAAGCCCTGCAGGTTGGCGGTGGGAGAAAAGGCATGCCGGTAGGCTTCTCCGGGCGCCAGGTTTGCACCAATCACTTCAGTAGCCAGGGGCCCGCCGTCTACGCTGTAGCTCACCGAAACTCCGGAAACAGCTTTCAGGCCGTAATTGCGGACAGCCACCTCCACCGGCTCGGCATCCGTCAGGAAAGCGGAGCTCTGCGGGCGAAGCAGGGCAATGGGGCCGGCGTCGGTAGAATCCTCCCGAAGGTGGGCCTTCATGATCTTGGTGCCCCAGTTGCCATTGGCTTTCATGTATTCGCCGGTGAACCAGAAGTCCCTCCCGTTGGCCGGGTCGACCGACATAGAGGCATAGTCGCCCCAGCGGTTGCTGCTCTGCGAACTCAAGCCTTCTCCAAATTGGTACTCCTCCACCGTCATAGCGCCCGGCGGGTCGTCAGAACGGCGCCCGGTAAAGCGCAGGGAGGGGGCGGTGTCGGGGCCCGTCGCGGTGTAGGCCATCAGGATGTTGCCGCTGAAATCCATGGCGATGCCGCCGGCAAAGCGGCTCACGCCATCATCGGGGGCGTAAGTGCCTTCCTGATACAGATACCAGGGGCCGCCGCTACGGCGCAATTCCATCCAGCGCAAGCCGGCGCGGTTGGCGCCGTCGGCATCCACGGCGAAATGCAGCAGGATAGACTCATGGCTGCCAAAGTTGATGTAGGGGGCGCGATGCAGGATAATCCCCTGAAGCGCGTCGATCAACAGGCCGTTGGGCTGGGGCAGGCAGCTGTAAAAGGAACTGCCGCAGAGTTCCGATTCAAAGGGGGCGCCAAAGATTTCGATGGGCCCGGAGATGGAAGAGTTGTTTTCGTCCAGCCAGTCGATGTGCACCTCCCATAGCTCCACCTTATCCTGGCCGCCCTCCCAGGCATCGTCGTAGAGGCGCAATACATAGGCCGGGCTACCCGGCGGCGGCGGATTGACACCGTCGAAGTCGACCGGAGTCAGTACCTGAAAATCATTGCCCTGGCCAAACTTGGGAAGGCCCAACCGCTGGATGCGAACTTCCTCTGAGCCGGCCAGTAGGGCTTCCCTTTCCAGGGCGTAAACCGGGATGCTTCCTCCCGGTTCATTGGTAGTAACGACATAGGCATTGTGCCAGACCCCGTACTTGGGGTAATCCGGAAACTCCGGTGCCTGAAAACGGTAGGCCAGCCATCTGCCCAATGGGTCGCTCGTCTCTGAGATGGCTATCAGCAGAAGGTCGTTGCCCGATAAAAGGGAGGTGCGCTCGGTGAGCAGCCACCGCTCCGCCGCCTCGTCCCACAAGACGATGGGGTCGCCGTTGCCCAGGGCGTTAAACTCGGCCCACAAGCTGTTGAGGTTGGGCATTTCCAGAAGTACGGCCCCGTTCTTATCGTAAATCCGGAGGTAAGCCCCCGGTGTGGTGTTGGTCATTTGGATGAAATGGGTGGGGCTGGCGTCCCCCACCGGGTCGGGAGGGAAAGCGTTGGCGGCAAGCCGGTCAATCCCTTCCCACACGGTGTCGGGCGCCACGGCCAGCAACGGCGTGCGCGGGTAGGCAGGCGGCAGCAGCGGGTCGCCGGCCCGGGGCAGGGCTACGTCGGCAAAAGGGGTGGGCATGGGGCGGTTGAAGGTGAAGTTGGGCACTTCTTTCGGGAAAATCTGCTGGAGTTTTTCCTTGCTCTTGCCGGGAGGCAGCACTGGAATATCCCGCAGCGGGCGGCTTATGCCCAAAAATTCCGCTTTTGAGGAGTGGGCGGGATAGGTGCGTTGAGCCATGGCTGTGGAAAACAGGAGAATGGAAAAAAGCAGCAGGAAGAGTCTTTTCATTATTTAAAGTTCTTTTGGGCAGTTAGCAGGCTTGGCGAATTTCCTGTAGAGGCAGCGGCTTTAGCGAGAAAACTTGTCAAGCCTATGAATGTGCTATAAAGATAAAGAATTGAAGCCGGGTTCGGTATTTTTAACCGCAGGGATCGCAGAGGACCACTGAGTTAAATCCTGAACCACAGACGCTTACGCTCTCTGTGGTTCCCCGTGCCCTCTGCGGTTCAAAACAAAAAAAAGCACAGCGGTTTGAACACTCCCAAAAACCAGCAAGTTAGCCCAATACCCAAAGGTTTTCTATGAAAACTACCAAAAAATCCGCGCAAACCCGCCCGATCCGCGCAAATCCGTGTTCCATCCTTCCACGTTCCATCCTTCCCCATAAAATACTACCTTTACAACAAAAAACATCCATGCCTGCTCTGCCCAAAGCCGTCCTGGAAACCCGCTTCCAATTTCCCGGACAAACGAATTTTTACCGCGGGAAAGTACGCGACGTATACACCGTCGGCGGCCAACTGGTGATGGTCGCCTCCGACCGCATTTCGGCTTTCGACCACATCCTGCCCCGCCCCATCCCCTACAAGGGCCAGGTGCTCAACCAGATCGCCGCCCACTTCCTGTCCGCCACCCGCGATATCGCCCCCAACTGGCTCATCGCCACTCCCGACCCCAACGTAGCGGTAGGCCACGCCTGCGAGCCGTTCAAAGTGGAAATGGTCATCCGCGGCTACCTGGCGGGCCATGCCTGGCGGGAGTACAAAGCGGGCAAGCGCCTCCTTTGCGGCGTGCCCTTGCCCGAAGGCATGCAGGAGAGCGATCCCTTCCCCAAGCCCATCATCACCCCGGCCACCAAGGCAGAAGAAGGGCACGACGAAGACATCAGCCGCGAGCAAATCCTGGTCCGCAGCATCGTCCCGGAAGAAGACTATTTGCAACTGGAAAAATACACCCGCGCCCTCTTCCAAAGGGGGACGGAGATGGCCGCCGAAAGGGGCCTTATCCTGGTGGACACCAAGTACGAATTCGGGAAAAAAGGCGGCCAAATCTACGTCATCGATGAAATTCACACGCCCGACAGCTCCCGCTATTTCTACCAGGAAGGCTACGAGGAGCGCCAGGCACGAGGCGAACGCCAGAAGCAGCTCAGCAAAGAATTCGTGCGCGAATGGCTGATGGCCCACGGCTTTCAGGGGCTGGAAGGCCAGCTCATGCCCGTCATGCCGGACGCCTTCGTCGAGCAAATCTCCGAGCGCTACATCGAGCTGTACGAACGCCTTACGGGAAAGAAGTTCGACCGGGGGGAGCGTGAAGAGGATATCGAAGAGCGGATTTACAAAAATGTAGTGGGGTATTTAGAGGGAAGGAAGGATTGACGAATGGAAGTTCCTGGAAAGGAGTTTTCAAAGTTCGGGACGGGGCTGTTTAAAGTTCAGTGTTTAAGGTTCAATGGTGCTCCCTGGAACACAAAACAATCGAACCTCGAACTTGTCCATTTCTTTTACACGTTTACACGTTTACACTTTTATCCATTCAAACAGCAGCATGCCTCACCCCTTCTCCCCTTCCCAGTCATACCCGAGGTGGAACAAAGCGTCGCCCTGGCTCACGACCGGCGCATTATTGTGGCCGATGAGGTAGCCTTCCCGCGGAGCGATGACTTTGATGGAGCCGTCGCCGTAAGGATCGTTGATGATGCCGAGCACTTCCCCTTTGTAAATCCGGTGGCCCGAGCATTTATTCCAGAGAAACATGCCGGCGCGGGGGGAGCGAATCCAGGTCGTCTTGCGGAAGGCCAGCGTCTGCTCCGGCACAGGCGCCGCTTCCGCTACCATGTCCTGAGCAAAGAGCAGGCGCTGGATGCCGGCCAACCCCTTTTCAATGGAAAATCCGTCGTAGCGCAGGCTTTCTCCTCCCTCGAAGACCAGGACGGGTTTACCCTGCTCGTGGGCTACCCTCCGGAGAGATTTGGGAATGGTCGGTTTTATCACCAGGTAAGGCGGGGCAAAGGCCCGGGCCAGGTTTTCGCTCTTCTGGTCGCCCCGGGTATAGCGTATTTGCGGATAATTGTAGTGGCTTTGCCCGCCGGTGTGAAAATCAACCACGACATCGGCCAGCGGCAGCACCTTTTTCGTCAGCATGCGGGCGACGCGGGAGGCCAGCGACCCGTTCATGTTTCCAGGGAAAGACCGGTTGATGTCCTTGCCGTCGGGCACTTCCCGGGAAAAGTTGATAAAGCCGTAAATATTGAGAATGGGAATGGCGATGACCGTTCCCCGGCGCAGGTTTTCAAACCGCCCCTCAGCTATCGCCCGCCGCACGATCTCTACGCCGTTGATCTCGTCGCCGTGAACGCCGGCCAGCACCAGCACCACCGGGCCCTCCAGCGGGCTGCGGTACACATGCGCCTGAATCTTGATCACATTTCCGGAAGGCAGACGGCCCACCGAAATCTTTACCACTTCCCGCTGACCGGGAGCGATTTCGACGTTGTGTATGGTGATGTTTGGCAACATTTTTTAGGTTATTGCCTGGCGCAAAATTTTGTAGGCTTTTTCTGTCGGAACCCCTTCTCATTCCCCTCGGGAGGGGAAGGGTGGCTTACAAAATTTAGCGCCAGGCGTCATACAATCATGATGCTGAATAGTCACGTTTATTGTTTATTGGCCTGGATATTGCGCAGTTCCCCGCAGCGCCGTTCGATGAATTCGATGATCTTGCCGGCCACGTCGACGCCGGTGACGCCTTCGATGCCCTCCAGCCCGGGCGATGCGTTGACCTCCATAACCAACGGGCCCCGTTTCGAACGCAGGAAATCGACGCCGGCTACATCCAGCCCCAGCATTTTGACGGATTTGCAGACTAATTCCTCTTCCTTTTCGCTGAGGGCTGCCACCTCGGCGGTCGCCCCCCGGTGCAGGTTCGACCGAAACTCTCCTCCCCGCGCCTGGCGCTTCATGGTAGCCACCACTTCGCCGGCCACGACCAGGGCGCGGATGTCTGCGCCCCGGGCCTCGTGGATAAACTCCTGCACGATGATGCGCTCGCCCAGCCGCTGAAAGGCTTCTATCATCGATTCCGCCGTGCGGTAGGTATCCGCCAGCATGACGCCGTTGCCGTGGGTGCTTTCCAGCAACTTGATCACCACCGGCAGCCCGCCGAGTTCGCGGAGCAGGGGCATCAGGTCCTGCCCGGCAGCCACCGAGGCGGTGCGCGGCACTTCGACGCCGCAGCGCGCCAGCTTTTGCAGGCAGCGCAGCTTATCCCGCGATTGCAGGA
This genomic window contains:
- the rimK gene encoding 30S ribosomal protein S6--L-glutamate ligase, whose translation is MKIAILSRGPQLYSTQSLVRAGMERGHSMHIVDHTRCTLVVGRGQPKIYYNDYQLQRFDAIIPRIGASVTLQGASVISQFEMMQSFTVARSEALLQSRDKLRCLQKLARCGVEVPRTASVAAGQDLMPLLRELGGLPVVIKLLESTHGNGVMLADTYRTAESMIEAFQRLGERIIVQEFIHEARGADIRALVVAGEVVATMKRQARGGEFRSNLHRGATAEVAALSEKEEELVCKSVKMLGLDVAGVDFLRSKRGPLVMEVNASPGLEGIEGVTGVDVAGKIIEFIERRCGELRNIQANKQ
- a CDS encoding succinylglutamate desuccinylase/aspartoacylase family protein; protein product: MLPNITIHNVEIAPGQREVVKISVGRLPSGNVIKIQAHVYRSPLEGPVVLVLAGVHGDEINGVEIVRRAIAEGRFENLRRGTVIAIPILNIYGFINFSREVPDGKDINRSFPGNMNGSLASRVARMLTKKVLPLADVVVDFHTGGQSHYNYPQIRYTRGDQKSENLARAFAPPYLVIKPTIPKSLRRVAHEQGKPVLVFEGGESLRYDGFSIEKGLAGIQRLLFAQDMVAEAAPVPEQTLAFRKTTWIRSPRAGMFLWNKCSGHRIYKGEVLGIINDPYGDGSIKVIAPREGYLIGHNNAPVVSQGDALFHLGYDWEGEKG
- a CDS encoding phosphoribosylaminoimidazolesuccinocarboxamide synthase, with the protein product MPALPKAVLETRFQFPGQTNFYRGKVRDVYTVGGQLVMVASDRISAFDHILPRPIPYKGQVLNQIAAHFLSATRDIAPNWLIATPDPNVAVGHACEPFKVEMVIRGYLAGHAWREYKAGKRLLCGVPLPEGMQESDPFPKPIITPATKAEEGHDEDISREQILVRSIVPEEDYLQLEKYTRALFQRGTEMAAERGLILVDTKYEFGKKGGQIYVIDEIHTPDSSRYFYQEGYEERQARGERQKQLSKEFVREWLMAHGFQGLEGQLMPVMPDAFVEQISERYIELYERLTGKKFDRGEREEDIEERIYKNVVGYLEGRKD